In a genomic window of Panthera tigris isolate Pti1 chromosome D4, P.tigris_Pti1_mat1.1, whole genome shotgun sequence:
- the CD4H9orf153 gene encoding uncharacterized protein C9orf153 homolog isoform X1 has product MLLTGATDPTEDETADKPPRCSLPEFYAFLENFNKESKKSSLRKTHGISPSEAQEMLSQNLNAMSFTSGADVRDEDPRPIFTCKVVRKEKEQPESMTELLYRSLLTSSTSPGKGLSRSQQRLLRRGIPPPAHTFPHEILIDHSSSSSLFPTQKTQRINILHGLGISRIMPENFTFEHKIAKYFLVDPEKQFMDLRDLEWRYYKGIVKCKHGTSDSFINIRYNSEKRFVESQQMPGVISPPLVYRSLVIYPQVDYPKITTSS; this is encoded by the exons ATGCTCCTCACCGGGGCCACCGATCCAACTGAAGATGAGACGGCGGACAAGCCTCCCAGGTGTTCA CTGCCAGAATTTTATGCATTTCTTGAGAATTTTAATAAGGAGAGCAAGAAATCGAGTCTCCGAAAAACTCACGGTATTTCACCTAGTGAGGCACAGGAAATGCTTAGTCAAAACCTCAATGCCATGTCATTCACCAGTGGAGCTGATGTGAGGGATGAAGACCCCCGGCCCATTTTCACGTGCAAGGtggttagaaaagaaaaggagcaacCAGAATCGATGACCGAACTGCTGTACCGAAGCTTGTTGACCAGCTCAACCTCTCCGGGGAAGGGACTCTCCAGATCCCAACAGAGGCTCTTGCGGCGTGGGATTCCTCCCCCTGCGCACACTTTTCCTCACGAGATTCTCATCGATCACTCCAGCTCCTCGTCACTGTTCCCCACGCAGAAGACTCAGAGAATTAACATATTACACGGGCTGGGCATTTCCAGGATCATGCCAGAAAATTTCACCTTTGAGCACAAAATTGCTAAGTACTTCTTAGTTGATCCAG AAAAACAATTCATGGATCTAAGGGATCTGGAGTGGCGGTATTACAAGGGGATCGTGAAGTGCAAGCACGGTACTTCAGATTCATTCATAAATATAAGATACAACAGTGAGAAGAGATTTGTGGAGAGCCAGCAGATGCCTGGTGTTATTTCCCCCCCTCTAGTTTATAGGTCTTTAGTCATTTATCCTCAGGTTGATTATCCAAAAATTACAACTTCCTCTTAA
- the CD4H9orf153 gene encoding uncharacterized protein C9orf153 homolog isoform X2, translating to MLLTGATDPTEDETADKPPRCSLPEFYAFLENFNKESKKSSLRKTHGISPSEAQEMLSQNLNAMSFTSGADVRDEDPRPIFTCKVVRKEKEQPESMTELLYRSLLTSSTSPGKGLSRSQQRLLRRGIPPPAHTFPHEILIDHSSSSSLFPTQKTQRINILHGLGISRIMPENFTFEHKIAKYFLVDPGNLHG from the exons ATGCTCCTCACCGGGGCCACCGATCCAACTGAAGATGAGACGGCGGACAAGCCTCCCAGGTGTTCA CTGCCAGAATTTTATGCATTTCTTGAGAATTTTAATAAGGAGAGCAAGAAATCGAGTCTCCGAAAAACTCACGGTATTTCACCTAGTGAGGCACAGGAAATGCTTAGTCAAAACCTCAATGCCATGTCATTCACCAGTGGAGCTGATGTGAGGGATGAAGACCCCCGGCCCATTTTCACGTGCAAGGtggttagaaaagaaaaggagcaacCAGAATCGATGACCGAACTGCTGTACCGAAGCTTGTTGACCAGCTCAACCTCTCCGGGGAAGGGACTCTCCAGATCCCAACAGAGGCTCTTGCGGCGTGGGATTCCTCCCCCTGCGCACACTTTTCCTCACGAGATTCTCATCGATCACTCCAGCTCCTCGTCACTGTTCCCCACGCAGAAGACTCAGAGAATTAACATATTACACGGGCTGGGCATTTCCAGGATCATGCCAGAAAATTTCACCTTTGAGCACAAAATTGCTAAGTACTTCTTAGTTGATCCAGGTAATCTACACGGATGA